The following DNA comes from Cygnus atratus isolate AKBS03 ecotype Queensland, Australia chromosome 23, CAtr_DNAZoo_HiC_assembly, whole genome shotgun sequence.
GCCGTGCACCGTTCCCCgtgccggccccggccccgccgctcaccccctgctctccccagcgAGGATGGAGCCGGCCAAGCCGCCCCCCAGCAAGAGGATGGCTCCCGCGCCCCCCGTCCCTGCCAAAACCAAGCCGGCCCTGGGGCTGCCGAGCAAGTAAGCTGCacgtggccctgctggggcctTTGGGGCTGCCGTGACGGGGGCTGTGGTGATGCTCGGCATCTCCCCGGGGGCACACCACGGCCGTGCCACCTCActgccccctgccacccccaggcCCAGCGGCCCCCAGCCTGGCACCTCGGCCGAAATGGAGCGGGACAGAGCTGGAGACCCAGGTAGGGCCATGGCTATAGCGCGAGCACCGGGTGCTGCAGCCATGCCCTGCTCTGACACCATCCCTTTTGCAGACACCGATGGCTTCAGTGCCCTGCAGGTGACCACGGCCAAGCTGAGCCACCCCACGGCCACGCGCCCCCGGGTGCCAGGCCGGCGGCCGCCCAGTATGGCCGGGGGGGGCTTGGGGCCACCTTGCGCTGAGCTCTGCCCCCATCTCCCCGCCACGGGGCAGGGCCCGGAGCAGCGGCTGGCCCTGGAGGACCTGAAGGCCGAGGTCCGGTCCCTGCACATCCTCGTGGACCTGATGCGAGGCCAGCACCTGTGAGTGGGGACGGGGACGATGGGGAGTGGAGGCCGACCCTAAAAAGGTCCCCGAGGTCTCCCGGGAGCTCACTGCTGGGCACGGCCCCACCTGAGCCACCCCCGCGGCCTTGCAGGAGGGACCTGGAGGACgtgaggctggagctgcagcacgAGCGGACCAAGCGCGAGGCGCTGCAggtgagaccccccccccccccaccatggCCATGGGACACAAGgacccccctccctgcccccccgctgccccaccgacccctctgctcccttctcGTCCCTGCAGGCGGAGATCGAGCGGGTGAGGAAGGCGCTGCCCTGCTAgcggggggggctgcagggggtgcACAGGCACCCCCaaagcatccccagccccaggagcacccccagccctggcctgGGGCTGTGCCGATCCGGACTCAAGGGATCCCTGCACCTGGGCACCGCCTGCTGCGGCTCTGAGGCCATGAAGCAGACCCTGCTTTGTTATAAATACTggttaaaataaactattttggGTATGGAGCACTGCTGGGGTCCCATTTGGGGGCTGGGCCGGTCCTGCTGTGGCACACGGGGGGTCCCATGGGGGGGGTCCCCTGCACCATCCCGGGCTTCAGCCTGAGCCGTGCCATGGCCGCGTGCCGGCGCTGGGAGCGGACGTGCCGGGAGTCACGGGCTGGGCTGCACCGAGCCCAGCGGCCGGGCTGGGgtgggctgagccccccccccctgcggccccccgcagccccctgcagcccccacgCCTCATCCCCAGCCAGGGTGCTGAGCCGGGATgtgccacggggctggggcagcgcctcctcctcttcctcctccatctGCTGCCCCTGCACCATTTCCCAGCCCCCCGGCACATTCTGGCCTCGCGCCACCGACGTGGGGCCTGGAGAACATCTGGAAAACATCTGGATCCTGCTGCCGGCGCGGGGAACGGGCCTGGGAAGGAGCTATTTTTATaaagctgctggggagggggggcagcggggacccGGTCCCGCACTCCTGCACGGGGCTGGGACGGTGCCTGCAGCgtgggcaggatgcggcccaGCCCTGCGGGGAGCAGCCACGGCCCCGGGGGAGCCGCGAGCAGCCCCAGAGCCCAGCTGGGAAACATCCGGCACGGCGCTGGGGCAGGGGCCGGGCGGTGCCGGAAAGGCCGGCGGCTAAATTTAGTGGGAATTTAGCGGGGCCGGCGGGAGGGAAGCGCAGAGAGCCAGGGGCCGGACAGGGAACGGGAACCAGGGGACGAAAGCACCGTGTTGGTGGGGCAGGACAGGACCCCGCAGATCGCACTGGGTGTACAGCCCGACCGCAGCCAGCGGGGTGCCGTCCCTCCGGGGACAGCGCAGAGACGGCGGGGCCAGCGGGGCAGGGTCTGCCTcgtccttgtccttgtccttgtcttgtccttgtccttgtccttgtccttgtccttgtccttgtccttgtcccTGTCTCCGCAgggtcctggggctgctggcctGTGCCGGCAGTCGTACCAATGGCTCAAAGTGCATCGTGTCCGCAGCGGCTGCTCGTGGCGGCAGAGGAGAGgttgggggtgctggtggcaccgGGTGCTGGTGCCAACGTGCtccggggggggtgggggtggggggttggGGGTTCTCCACCCCATGGGCAGCCAGCGGCCCCGCTGTGCTCCCCAGTCCCGGCACCAAACCACGTTATATGCCACTCTCAGCCCCCATCAGTGCCGCGGAGTCTTGTGGCACTGGCACCGGCCGAGTTACCGGGGTGGGGGCAGGGgtccccccgtgccccccggcTGTGCCGCACCGTGCCGCGCTCAGTAGTAGTGCACGCGGCCCagggtgccggtgccggtgcccagGATGTCGGGCTGCCCGTTGCGCCAGATCTCGCGGATGATGCGCTCGCGCTCCTCCAGCCGCTGCGCCCGCTCCAGCTCCTCGGCCGAGGCGAAGACGTTGACGGGCAGCGCGCCGTCCCCGGGGCCGTGGCTCTCCAGCGGGATCTCGGTCACCGGCAGCAGCGACTCGGAGGCGGCGCGGTCGATggtgtcctcctcctcctcatcctcatcgTCCTCGTCGTCGTCGTCCTCGCTGAGGtcgggcgggccgggccggggccggcgcagggggcgggcgcggggccggcagGAGATGCGCAGCACCAGCAGGCACAGGGTCAGCACCAGCCCGAAGCAGACGCCCAGCACGAAGTAGAGCCCGAAGCTCTCGGGGTTGGCTGCGGGGAGGGAAGGCGATGGGGCTGAGGGGCTGTCCCCAGACCTCAACGGGGCCGCGGTGGCCCCGGGGTCCCCACTGGGGATGTTCCCcagacgggggggggggaactttGTGGCCTCACCTCGGATGTGCGCGTACGCGGCCATGCTGTTGCTCAGCAGCTCCATGTCCTGCTTGCGGCTCTCCATCGCGGCGCCCGGCCGCGCTCAGGGGCTCTGCGGGCAGCACGTGCTGGGCATCTGCGGGACACGGGATGCGGGGctgagccgggggggggggctcccggAGCCCCCTGTCCCCACCTGGGGCACGGCCTGGAGGGGGACCACGCAGAGCAAAGAGGGGTGGAAGGGGAGGGGGCTCATGCCCGGCGGTGCTGCTGTTCGGACAGGGCCGAGCCCCGGTGGGTGGCCGAAGCGGAGCCGTCCCGCTCCCGCTgccctctgctcttcctgcggggccgggcaggatgcggccaacaccccccccccccccccccaccccccccccaaggacGCTGCGCCAAGCGGATCTGCTGCAGCGGGCCGGGCTTTCCGCCCCCTCCGCCCCGGGACATGACACCGAGGGCTTCCTCGCCCCGTGGTGGCAgtgggggggacatggggcagtgtccccccaccccgcacctctcccagtgctgcacccagccccagctgttTGCTGTGGGGCCCTGGGCCAGGAGCGCGGCCAGCCCCCGCAGCACGGGGACAAGGACAGGGCTGTGGTGCAAAGGCCACCGCTCCGGTGAGcagcacggggtgggggggtggggggggtgggggcacaaaaagaggggctggggcaggcgcTGGTCCTATGCTGCAAGCGGAAGAAGCCGCCGATGCTCCCACAGGAAATGTGGGGAGGAGGCGAGGCGGTTGCCCCATGGGACAccccggggacggggacaccccCAGGGCCCCAAACAGCTGAGCACCAGCCCcgttttcccccccccccccagcatccccctgtgATGCTGGTGcggggctgtgcagggctgggagggggatGCAGCACGCGGGCCCTGGCAGAGGGAAGAGCTCATTTCCCAGAAATGTCTCCAAGGAGGGAggaatgaggaaagaaatgcagaaaatgtgaCACATCAGCAGAACCGTCCCTGGACAGGGCAGTGCTGCGGGGCCTCGGCACgcagcggggctgggccggCCCTGCCGGTGGGGACACCCCAAAATAGGGCCAGCGGTGTCCCCAGGAGGGGCCCGGGCTGCGAGCCCTGCACGGGGCCGGCTGGGATGTGCTCAGCCCCGCCTGCGGGCTCTGGGGACTGTGGGTGCCAAGGCTGCTGGCGAGGACACCGCAGAACCAGTGCCTGGGCCATGCGGGGACTCAGCACCCTCCTGGCGATGGGCACCCACCGCCATGAGCCATGgaggggcagggccggggctgtGGTGGGCTCGGGGTGGCAGTGAGGTGGGGGACAGGCAGTGGGAGCAGAGGACAGGCACTGGCCGGGTGCTGGGCTCGCTCCATCGATGCAGTCTGGAGCTGCTTTGGACCCCCCAAGGGCACCGGAGCAGCATCACCCCCGGACACGCAGGCACAGCTGAGAGCACCCAGCCCCAAACACCGAGCCCTGTGTCCCCAAGCACCAAGCACCATGTCCCCAAGGATCGAGCTCGATGTCCCCAAGCATGGCTGGATCTGTGCGGCTTCGAACCGTGCGTCCCTgagccccgtgtccccaggcaCGGAGCCCGGCATCCCTCAGccctgtgaccccccccccaagctcCGCGTCCCCAAGCTCCGAGCTCTGCGTCCCTGAGGCACCAaaccccatgtccccaagccccgtgtccccaagcaccaaaccccatgtccccaagccccatgtccccaagcccGGTGTCCCCAAGCACCAAGCCTGGTGCCCAGAGCAAGTCTTCTGTCCTCAAACCCCGCGTCCCTGGCCACAACACCGGAGCAGgggacagcacagagcagtgtcACCCCGCTGTGGCCATCAGGACGGGGCGGACACGGGGTGCGGGGACCCCTCGGGTGCCACGTGCACCCATAGACCCCTTCGTCCCCGCGCCCCGAGCTGTGGGGCCGGTACTCACCGGGACGGCGGGCGGCGGTGGGAGCCTGCTGCACTTTGGCTGGAGcgagggaagagagggaaaggtCTGTTTAGCATTAACGCGGCAGCAACAGGAAATAGTTCGGAGGAGGCTGGCGGTCAGCGCTCCCCGCCGGAGCCAATGGCAGCCCCGTCCCAACGCCCAGCGGGGCGCAGGGCCGAGGCTCGCCCGCTCCCCCGGGACGGCCCGGAGCAGGGGGGGCCGAGCGCACGGGTGGGCTGCGCCGGACCCCGTCTGCTGCAGGCCCTGTCCTGGCCGTGCTCAGCACCCATCCGGCAGGATCAGGCCTGATCCTCGCTGGGCTGGCGGTGCCTGGGATCCAGCCGCGCATCCCGGCCTCGCGGAGGCTGAGCCTCGGCAGGGCGAAGGCACCGCGGCCACACCGGGACACGCTCGCGGGGCAGACACCGGCCCCGGGGAGGTGTGGGGGTGGGATCCTGCCCTGGGCCCAGCTCCCCGGGGTTGTGGGGCCGTGTAGAGACCAGATGTGGAGCAGCGCCTCGGCCCCACTGCAGCCGGCAGCAGGATGGCACCACGGGGTGCTCCGGCAGCACGGGGCAAAGACGAGGGTGTGGGGATGGGGCCCGGCCCCACCTCGGTGGGTTCCAGCTTGAGGCTCCGCACCCCAGGGCCCCATACACgctgcgggcagggccgggctcTGCCAGGGCACCTGGATCAGCcccaggggctcagcaccatgcGGGGACCTGTGGGGGATGATGCTGAGCTctgccggggcagggcagggtgatGGGAGGCAATGCAAGGTGATGGGGGGCAATACAGGGCAATTTGGGGCAATGTAGGGTGATATGGGGCAAAGCCAGGCTATTTGGGGCAATGCGGGGTGATTTTGGGCAATGTGCAGAGCGATTTGGGGCAACGTGCAGGGCAACGTGGGGCTATTCAAGGTGACTTAGGGCAGCGCAGGGTGACGTGGGGCGCAGGAGGGCGATTTGGGGCAATGCAGGGCTCCTTAGGGCACCGTGGGGAAACGCAGGGCGATCTGAGGCAATAAGGGGCGATTTAGGGACAATGCAGGGCGATGTGGGGCGCTATGGGGCCGCACAGGGcagctccgctccgctccgcgcgCCCCCGCAGCGCCCCCTGCGCGCCCCCGCGAgcaccgcagcccccccggccccccccccaggccccgtCCCCGCGGGGTCGCTGCGCGCCTGGGTCTCGGAACCAAGTTTTATTGCCGACATGCAGGAGGAGTTTGGATgcagtacaaaaataaagtctttatacaaactttttttttttccttttttttcttttttttttttccttttttccttacaaTAGGAACCTTTTCTACAGCGTGTCACGCACCGCTCCCCCCGGCACCGCTCATGCCCCCCATGcacgaccccccccccccccaaattttcCAGTTCGCTTTAACCCAAGCGCGATTCACCGTGCGGGAGCGCTCAGCACCGCGCAGCCTCGCAGAGTCCCCAGAATATTGCTTTATCTTcgggaaacagaagagaaaagaggtggggggagagacggggaggggaagaaatCGGACAGAGCCTGCGCAactggggccgggggggggggccctgctggtggcacggggtgggggggggggcgagggacGGGTCGACCATCCTTGCAATAAATAAGGCTACGACTTGAAGCTACTGGCTCAGCTGGCTGGGGTTGGCGCAACCGTTCCGGTCTGTGTTAGTGTTCACAAGTcacctgcctgctctgccagggtGCTTGGGcgagggggaggcaggaggtaATGCCCGGTGCTGCCCCGAGTTTGGGTCAAGCCCTGTGGCCGTGAGCGGGGTCCCCTCATGGAGAGCCACGGCCTTGGAGGGGAAGGGTGCAGGCGGGGAGCCTGCCTGGGGCAAGGGAAGGCAACAACACGCTACGCTGCTCGCTCCCTGCAGGGCAAGGGCAGCGGGGACAGCCCCCAGGGCTTTGGGAGCAGTGCCAGCCCCAAAAGGGAGCCAGCACCTACAGCCAAAGGCCACAGaagcccccctgcccctgctcgcCCCTTTTCCCTGGTGCCAAAAGGGGCCCACGGGGACAGGGGGAGGCAGCCGGAGCGCCCCGCGCCGAGCAGGAGGCCCCGGGgggcaccaggagctgcaggagcgcCGTGCGAGAACGGGTCATCTGGCAAGACAGGCATCCAGTTCACAGAGTGAGGCTCAGAAACGACCGCTCCCGTTCTCAGCACGGCCCTGGGTGACCACCCGGGGCGTCCTTCTCCAGCCTCGGCACCACGCGGGGCGGTGGCGGGGCCGGGTGGCAAGATAAGCGAGGGAACAAATACAGTAGAGACTTCAGCCAGCCCCTTGCTAACTCTAGGCGGATTATTTTGGGAAGCTTTTTCACATTGTAACTCATATATTATATCTGTACCACAACTGAAGTGTGAAAAATGCTAAATCAGAATTAATGCAATTTTAACTGCACCTTAGGtaagctactgaaaaaaaaaaaagattaaatcatATATTCTTACGGAACTAAAAGAATCAgtgaaagggaggaaagaggtCAAAGGCCAAGCCGGGCCAAGTTCTGCACAACCTCTGAATGACTGCAGACACGATTTGGGCTTTGCAGCCATCGCCTGCAAGGACGAGTCCCGTCCCGTGCCGCGGGTCACGCCGGGTGACAACGCGCCGCccggggtgctgcagccctcacAAGGCCACCGAGCgtgaggctgcaccagagcAGGCGGCACGGGCAGACCAACAAAAGGGTTGATGCAGATGAAAGGAAGTGGGAGGCTTCAAGAAATCCTTGCTTTCAAGAAACCCGGATAAATCTAAGCTTATTCAAACCATACGGAGCGAACGCCGTCAGCCGGCTCTCCATGCTACACGGCCGCAACTCTTGTGCCAGCAAGCCAGCTTCACCCTTGGTagtcttctcctttcccccaggCTTTGCTCGATCCAGAGAACAGCATGGTTAAAAAGACAAGAGAGGTAGATTACAGTCATGATTAAAAGCAGATTAGTCATCTAGGCTTcgatttaaaaaacagattccAGAAGATGCCAAGAGGCTGCTGCTTCCAAAActagcttttgaaaaaaagtcttctccCTCCAGAGCGATTCGTGCCCCCGAACAGAGCTCAGAAGAATTGCTACATTATTCTCCATCGCGGGACACCGGTATTGCTGTTGAGCTGTGGTAGGCGACGTGAAAGGCGGGCTGCAGGGCGGCGCTTGTGCTCTCGGAGGCGTGGGCAGCTACTTCCGAAGGTACCTCTGCGCCAGGATCGCCGCGTCCAGCGGGTTCATGGGCTGGGCGTCGTGGCCCAGGCGGCGCACGGGGGGGATGTTCCCAAACTGCCGCTTCTGCAGGAAGCTCTTGGCCTCGTGCAAGGTGTTCTTCTCCTCcgccaggagcagctgctgcctcatGTAGTTCTCGAACTCGTACTGCGAGCACTCCTCCGTCACCTTCACCTGCGGGAGAGCCGCCTCGTCAGAGCCACGGCCAGGAGCAGCCCTCCTGACAAGCAGCCCCTCTGCCACTGCCTCCGACTGGCCTGAGCCACGGGAGGACAACGAGCTGAGGATAACGAGCTGAGGATAACGA
Coding sequences within:
- the LOC126913559 gene encoding translation initiation factor IF-2-like, encoding MEPAKPPPSKRMAPAPPVPAKTKPALGLPSKPSGPQPGTSAEMERDRAGDPDTDGFSALQVTTAKLSHPTATRPRVPGRRPPSMAGGGLGPPCAELCPHLPATGQGPEQRLALEDLKAEVRSLHILVDLMRGQHLRDLEDVRLELQHERTKREALQAEIERVRKALPC
- the EVA1B gene encoding protein eva-1 homolog B — protein: MESRKQDMELLSNSMAAYAHIRANPESFGLYFVLGVCFGLVLTLCLLVLRISCRPRARPLRRPRPGPPDLSEDDDDEDDEDEEEEDTIDRAASESLLPVTEIPLESHGPGDGALPVNVFASAEELERAQRLEERERIIREIWRNGQPDILGTGTGTLGRVHYY